A single region of the Alosa alosa isolate M-15738 ecotype Scorff River chromosome 6, AALO_Geno_1.1, whole genome shotgun sequence genome encodes:
- the LOC125296922 gene encoding transcription factor MafG-like, with amino-acid sequence MSTTHKASKTLKVKREPGANGTYLCDDELVSMSVRELNQHLRGLTKEEIVQLKQRRRTLKNRGYAASCRIKRVTQRQELERQREQLQQEVRKLASENAGMRLELDVLRSKLEALQTFARAVARTPLSPRGHLASPPPSAATPLAPSGKVAATSVITIIKSKVETRS; translated from the exons ATGAGTACCACACACAAAGCCAGCAAAACACTCAAG GTGAAGCGTGAGCCGGGGGCCAATGGCACGTACCTGTGCGACGACGAGCTGGTGTCCATGTCGGTGCGCGAGCTCAACCAGCACCTGCGCGGCCTCACCAAGGAGGAGATCGTGCAGCTGAAGCAGCGGCGGCGCACGCTCAAGAACCGCGGCTACGCGGCCAGCTGCCGCATCAAGCGCGTGACGCAGCGGCAGGAGCTGGAGCGCCAGCGGgagcagctgcagcaggaggTGCGCAAGCTGGCCAGCGAGAACGCCGGCATGCGCCTGGAGCTCGACGTGCTGCGCTCCAAGCTGGAGGCGCTGCAGACTTTTGCCCGGGCCGTGGCCCGCACGCCGCTCAGCCCTCGGGGTCACCTGGCCTCGCCTCCCCCCTCCGCCGCCACGCCGCTCGCGCCCTCGGGCAAGGTGGCCGCCACCAgtgtcatcaccatcatcaagtCCAAAGTGGAGACGAGGTCATAA
- the pycr1a gene encoding pyrroline-5-carboxylate reductase 1a, whose protein sequence is MSVGFIGAGQLAQALVKGFTAAGVIAAHRITASSPDTDLPTVASLRKMGVNFTTSNKETVQKSDVLFLAVKPHIIPFVLDEIGSDIEDRHLIVSCAAGVTIGSIEKKLGQHRANPKVMRLMTNTPVVVREGATVYATGTHAEVEDGQLLEQLMSSVGYCTEVEEDLIDPVTGLSGSGPAYAFTAVDALADGGVKMGLPRRLAVRLGAQALLGAARMLLDSDQHPGQLKDNVCSPGGATIHALHVMESGGFRSLLINAVETSCIRTRELQFLADQEKISAAAIKKTTLDKVLQQPGVEESRVGVRTGISLFNNSRHKK, encoded by the exons ATGAGTGTGGGCTTCATTGGAGCGGGCCAGCTGGCTCAGGCGTTGGTGAAGGGATTCACAGCTGCAG GTGTTATTGCAGCACACAGAATCACTGCCAGCTCTCCTGACACTGACCTACCCACTGTGGCTAGCCTTAGa AAAATGGGAGTGAACTTCACCACCAGCAACAAAGAGACGGTGCAAAAGAGCGATGTTCTGTTTCTGGCTGTGAAGCCACACATCATCCCATTCGTGCTGGATGAGATTGGCTCAGACATTGAAGACCGTCACCTGATCGTGTCCTGCGCTGCTGGAGTGACCATCGGCTCCATTGAGAAG AAATTGGGACAGCACCGGGCCAACCCAAAGGTCATGCGGCTTATGACCAACACACCTGTGGTGGTGCGGGAGGGGGCGACGGTGTATGCCACGGGCACGCACGCGGAGGTGGAGGACGGCCAGCTGCTGGAGCAGCTGATGAGCAGTGTGGGCTACTGCACCGAGGTGGAGGAGGACCTGATCGACCCCGTCACCGGCCTCAGCGGCAGCGGCCCAGCCTAC GCATTTACTGCAGTGGATGCCCTCGCTGATGGTGGAGTCAAAATGGGCTTGCCGAGGAGACTGGCTGTGCGGTTAGGAGCTCAGGCTTTGCTG ggagcAGCCCGAATGCTGTTGGACTCGGACCAGCACCCTGGCCAGCTGAAGGACAACGTGTGCTCACCAGGGGGTGCCACCATCCACGCGCTGCATGTGATGGAGAGCGGCGGCTTCCGCAGTCTGCTAATCAACGCCGTGGAGACCTCCTGCATCCGGACAAG GGAGCTTCAGTTCTTGGCAGACCAGGAGAAGATCTCGGCAGCCGCCATTAAGAAGACGACGCTGGACAAGGTGCTGCAACAGCCCGGTGTGGAGGAGTCCAGGGTGGGGGTCCGCACGGGGATCAGCCTTTTCAACAACAGCAGACACAAGAAGTGA